In a genomic window of Rhopalosiphum maidis isolate BTI-1 chromosome 4, ASM367621v3, whole genome shotgun sequence:
- the LOC113555786 gene encoding uncharacterized protein LOC113555786 isoform X2 gives MCHSDKSSPSAPLSGGNYLHKKFKKIATADDYPEVAIPAPVMSTDEYSLEGVWRHKCPYCKTVCTKPSALAKHLQVHSDERPFPCETCGFAFKTKSNLSKHCKSQSHTERLAKEEPEEVKPKIYKPKFRTASIHTKSEELNTPEDYSEPVSEMVQVLPNKQEEDSSQPLNLSVVDAVKKCQQKMSPVAVNGQTELKGVYKLLLNQIIKCNENKEQPFCEMCGLKFNSQEDLVRHICDRSPNVVKYPESKTVAMPLPSPGPLLGRTPLVEFHRPKEPDVQKPVVLRVGNLIQQQEMIAIFQSSRAVPFVPGIPGPHTAIPHQLRPQYELKQTDPPPPKKPKVDDKFIVSTSHYQITTTTTITSTVAQKFVRPTSLAFKPGTFSTNRMLPMVSPDTPRPKKSYQQLYLNGHAYTYLGLKCTTRVFFCTLTKCQPTYTILPEVNTISMYSNWKICSDMGSNVLGVRGMDLYDSSQRNHRYIQAGQSHDYIVAHSSYKHQKLPDQTSKVETNSLGKLKICPGGFESNEDYVYVRGRGRGRYVCADCGIRCKKPSMLKKHIRTHTDLRPYTCTQCTFSFKTKGNLTKHMKSKAHFKKGVEQDQNPMSMDDIKQLDSEDMEDYSEDNMDEDDDIDDEDDEEEAVDRHGWRKTQSDFDAARSLLRLSQICPSQIPQSNHAKAGILPYDHRPVSYPYQSPLTLTESELKNNHQYQKQISPPLQSGSSLLVSSSSVPPTTVFNNLEVIQKTPADLRHNVNAILSSPKATVNKPMDLSRFGGSNESEQINKPQVILQSPKKPKALFRQPTTNGPSQKYTSILEDGRSKCMVCDKVFNKPSQLQLHINIHYFEQPFRCEGCKESFRTKHLLQKHLDSISHLNKVNMMSTQGPIVKNPRPFECADCQVGFRIHGHLAKHLRSKMHILKLECLGKIPFGTYAEIERLGLNLNDIDTTDCDSALKSLQASQKAT, from the exons ATGTGTCACTCTGACAAATCTTCGCCTTCGGCCCCCTTATCGGGTGGAAACTACTTACataagaaattcaaaaaaattgccACGGCGGACGATTATCCTGAAGTTGCTATTCCTGCGCCTGTGATGTCTACTGATGAATATTCTCTTGAAGGTGTATGGCGACATAAATGTCCATATTGTAAAACTGTATGCACTAAGCCAAGTGCGCTTGCTAAACATTTACAAGTGCACTCCGATGAACGTCCTTTTCCATGCGAAACGTGCGGATTTGCTTTTAAAACAAAGAGCAACCTATCGAAACACTGTAAATCCCAATCCCATACAGAACGGCTAGCAAAAGAAGAACCAGAAGAggtaaaaccaaaaatatacaaaccaaAATTTCGTACGGCCTCAATACACACAAAATCAGAAGAATTAAATACACCAGAAGACTATTCCGAACCAGTTTCTGAAATGGTTCAAGTATTAccaaataaacaagaagaagATTCTTCTCAACCTTTGAATCTGTCTGTGGTAGATGCAGTTAAAAAATGTCAGCAAAAAATGTCTCCTGTTGCAGTAAATGGTCAAACCGAGCTAAAAGGTGTATATAAGTTGCTGTTGaaccaaataattaaatgtaatgagaATAAGGAACAGCCTTTTTGTGAAATGTGtggcttaaaatttaatagtcaaGAAGACTTGGTCAGACATATTTGTGATCGAAGTCCAAATGTAGTTAAATATCCAGAGTCCAAGACTGTAGCCATGCCACTCCCATCACCAGGACCATTGTTAGGGCGTACACCATTAGTTGAGTTTCACAGACCAAAGGAACCTGATGTACAAAAACCAGTCGTTTTGCGCGTCGGTAACTTGATACAACAACAGGAAATGATTGCCATCTTCCAAAGTAGTCGTGCTGTACCTTTTGTGCCAGGTATTCCAGGACCACATACAGCAATACCTCATCAACTCCGACCTCAGTATGAACTGAAACAGACTGATCCTCCACCTCCGAAGAAACCAAAAGTAGATGacaaatttattgtttcaacATCTCATTACCAG attacaaCAACTACTACAATTACTAGTACAGTGGCCCAAAAATTTGTACGACCAACGTCATTAGCATTCAAACCAGGAACATTCAGTACTAACCGTATGCTGCCTATGGTTAGTCCAGATACTCCAAGACCAAAAAAGAGCTACCAACAATTATATCTTAATGGCCATGCATACACTTATTTGGGTTTAAAGTGTACGACaagagtatttttttgtactcTGACCAAATGTCAACCCACATATACAATTCTTCCGGAAGTTAATACTATATCAATGTACTCAAATTggaag ATTTGTTCCGATATGGGAAGTAATGTGCTGGGTGTTAGAGGTATGGATTTATATGACTCAAGTCAGCGTAACCACAGATATATACAAGCTGGTCAATCTCATGATTACATAGTTGCTCATTCATCTTACAAGCATCAAAAATTGCCTGATCAAACCAGTAAAGTTGAAACTAACTCTTTGGGTAAATTAAAGATCTGCCCTGGAGGCTTTGAATCCAACGAagattatgtatatgttagAGGCAGGGGAAGGGGGCGATATGTATGTGCTGATTGTGGAATTCGCTGTAAAAAGCCTTCAATGCTCAAGAAACATATCAGAACCCATACTGACTTAAGGCCATATACTTGTACGCAATGTACTTTCAG ttttaaaactaaagGCAATTTGACAAAACATATGAAGTCAAAAGCACATTTCAAAAAAGGAGTTGAACAGGATCAAAATCCAATGTCCATGGATGATATTAAACAACTTGATTCTGAAGATATGGAAGACTACTCTGAAGATAATATGGACGAAGACGATGATATTGATGATGAAGATGATGAAGAGGAAGCAGTAGATAGACATGGGTGGCGTAAAACTCAATCTGATTTTGATGCTGCACGTTCATTATTAAGACTTTCACAAATCTGCCCATCACAAATACCTCAGTCAAATCACGCGAAAGCTGGTATATTGCCTTATGATCACCGGCCTGTATCATATCCATATCAATCTCCTTTAACACTGACTGAGTctgaactaaaaaataatcatcagTATCAGAAACAAATTAGTCCACCTTTACAATCTGGAAGCAGTCTCTTAGTATCATCATCATCTGTTCCACCTAcaactgtttttaataaccTAGAGGTAATTCAAAAAACACCTGCAGATTTGAGGCATAATGTAAATGCGATTCTTAGTAGTCCAAAAGCCACGGTTAATAAACCAATGGATCTTTCACGTTTTGGAGGCAGTAATGAATcagaacaaataaataaaccacaAGTAATATTGCAGTCCCCCAAAAAACCTAAAGCATTGTTTCGACAACCTACAACAAATGGTCCATCACAAAAATATACCAG tATTCTAGAAGATGGGCGGAGTAAGTGTATGGTGTGTGATAAGGTATTCAATAAGCCTAGTCAATTACAATTGcacattaatatacattatttcgaACAACCATTCCGATGTGAAGGCTGTAAAGAATCATTCCGAACTAAACATTTGCTTCAAAAACATTTGGACTCTATCTCACATTTGAATAAG GTGAATATGATGTCCACTCAAGGGCCCATTGTTAAAAATCCAAGACCATTTGAATGTGCTGATTGCCAAGTTGGTTTTCGAATTCATGGACATTTAGCTAAACATTTACGGTCTAAAATGCATATACTTAAATTGGAATGTTTGGGGAAAATACCATTTGGAACATATGCTGAAATTGAACGCTTAGGgttgaatttaaatgatattgatACTACTGACTGTGACAGTGCGTTAAAGAGTTTACAAGCCAGCCAAAAAGccacataa
- the LOC113555786 gene encoding uncharacterized protein LOC113555786 isoform X1: MSLACKTMLRKRFPGEVPVKLDDTIEMSPSNNENKNVMCHSDKSSPSAPLSGGNYLHKKFKKIATADDYPEVAIPAPVMSTDEYSLEGVWRHKCPYCKTVCTKPSALAKHLQVHSDERPFPCETCGFAFKTKSNLSKHCKSQSHTERLAKEEPEEVKPKIYKPKFRTASIHTKSEELNTPEDYSEPVSEMVQVLPNKQEEDSSQPLNLSVVDAVKKCQQKMSPVAVNGQTELKGVYKLLLNQIIKCNENKEQPFCEMCGLKFNSQEDLVRHICDRSPNVVKYPESKTVAMPLPSPGPLLGRTPLVEFHRPKEPDVQKPVVLRVGNLIQQQEMIAIFQSSRAVPFVPGIPGPHTAIPHQLRPQYELKQTDPPPPKKPKVDDKFIVSTSHYQITTTTTITSTVAQKFVRPTSLAFKPGTFSTNRMLPMVSPDTPRPKKSYQQLYLNGHAYTYLGLKCTTRVFFCTLTKCQPTYTILPEVNTISMYSNWKICSDMGSNVLGVRGMDLYDSSQRNHRYIQAGQSHDYIVAHSSYKHQKLPDQTSKVETNSLGKLKICPGGFESNEDYVYVRGRGRGRYVCADCGIRCKKPSMLKKHIRTHTDLRPYTCTQCTFSFKTKGNLTKHMKSKAHFKKGVEQDQNPMSMDDIKQLDSEDMEDYSEDNMDEDDDIDDEDDEEEAVDRHGWRKTQSDFDAARSLLRLSQICPSQIPQSNHAKAGILPYDHRPVSYPYQSPLTLTESELKNNHQYQKQISPPLQSGSSLLVSSSSVPPTTVFNNLEVIQKTPADLRHNVNAILSSPKATVNKPMDLSRFGGSNESEQINKPQVILQSPKKPKALFRQPTTNGPSQKYTSILEDGRSKCMVCDKVFNKPSQLQLHINIHYFEQPFRCEGCKESFRTKHLLQKHLDSISHLNKVNMMSTQGPIVKNPRPFECADCQVGFRIHGHLAKHLRSKMHILKLECLGKIPFGTYAEIERLGLNLNDIDTTDCDSALKSLQASQKAT; the protein is encoded by the exons ATGTCTTTGGCATGTAAAACTATGCTGCGAAAAAGATTTCCAGGGGAAGTCCCTGTTAAAT TGGACGATACGATCGAGATGAGTCCCAGCAATAACGAGAACAAAA acgtAATGTGTCACTCTGACAAATCTTCGCCTTCGGCCCCCTTATCGGGTGGAAACTACTTACataagaaattcaaaaaaattgccACGGCGGACGATTATCCTGAAGTTGCTATTCCTGCGCCTGTGATGTCTACTGATGAATATTCTCTTGAAGGTGTATGGCGACATAAATGTCCATATTGTAAAACTGTATGCACTAAGCCAAGTGCGCTTGCTAAACATTTACAAGTGCACTCCGATGAACGTCCTTTTCCATGCGAAACGTGCGGATTTGCTTTTAAAACAAAGAGCAACCTATCGAAACACTGTAAATCCCAATCCCATACAGAACGGCTAGCAAAAGAAGAACCAGAAGAggtaaaaccaaaaatatacaaaccaaAATTTCGTACGGCCTCAATACACACAAAATCAGAAGAATTAAATACACCAGAAGACTATTCCGAACCAGTTTCTGAAATGGTTCAAGTATTAccaaataaacaagaagaagATTCTTCTCAACCTTTGAATCTGTCTGTGGTAGATGCAGTTAAAAAATGTCAGCAAAAAATGTCTCCTGTTGCAGTAAATGGTCAAACCGAGCTAAAAGGTGTATATAAGTTGCTGTTGaaccaaataattaaatgtaatgagaATAAGGAACAGCCTTTTTGTGAAATGTGtggcttaaaatttaatagtcaaGAAGACTTGGTCAGACATATTTGTGATCGAAGTCCAAATGTAGTTAAATATCCAGAGTCCAAGACTGTAGCCATGCCACTCCCATCACCAGGACCATTGTTAGGGCGTACACCATTAGTTGAGTTTCACAGACCAAAGGAACCTGATGTACAAAAACCAGTCGTTTTGCGCGTCGGTAACTTGATACAACAACAGGAAATGATTGCCATCTTCCAAAGTAGTCGTGCTGTACCTTTTGTGCCAGGTATTCCAGGACCACATACAGCAATACCTCATCAACTCCGACCTCAGTATGAACTGAAACAGACTGATCCTCCACCTCCGAAGAAACCAAAAGTAGATGacaaatttattgtttcaacATCTCATTACCAG attacaaCAACTACTACAATTACTAGTACAGTGGCCCAAAAATTTGTACGACCAACGTCATTAGCATTCAAACCAGGAACATTCAGTACTAACCGTATGCTGCCTATGGTTAGTCCAGATACTCCAAGACCAAAAAAGAGCTACCAACAATTATATCTTAATGGCCATGCATACACTTATTTGGGTTTAAAGTGTACGACaagagtatttttttgtactcTGACCAAATGTCAACCCACATATACAATTCTTCCGGAAGTTAATACTATATCAATGTACTCAAATTggaag ATTTGTTCCGATATGGGAAGTAATGTGCTGGGTGTTAGAGGTATGGATTTATATGACTCAAGTCAGCGTAACCACAGATATATACAAGCTGGTCAATCTCATGATTACATAGTTGCTCATTCATCTTACAAGCATCAAAAATTGCCTGATCAAACCAGTAAAGTTGAAACTAACTCTTTGGGTAAATTAAAGATCTGCCCTGGAGGCTTTGAATCCAACGAagattatgtatatgttagAGGCAGGGGAAGGGGGCGATATGTATGTGCTGATTGTGGAATTCGCTGTAAAAAGCCTTCAATGCTCAAGAAACATATCAGAACCCATACTGACTTAAGGCCATATACTTGTACGCAATGTACTTTCAG ttttaaaactaaagGCAATTTGACAAAACATATGAAGTCAAAAGCACATTTCAAAAAAGGAGTTGAACAGGATCAAAATCCAATGTCCATGGATGATATTAAACAACTTGATTCTGAAGATATGGAAGACTACTCTGAAGATAATATGGACGAAGACGATGATATTGATGATGAAGATGATGAAGAGGAAGCAGTAGATAGACATGGGTGGCGTAAAACTCAATCTGATTTTGATGCTGCACGTTCATTATTAAGACTTTCACAAATCTGCCCATCACAAATACCTCAGTCAAATCACGCGAAAGCTGGTATATTGCCTTATGATCACCGGCCTGTATCATATCCATATCAATCTCCTTTAACACTGACTGAGTctgaactaaaaaataatcatcagTATCAGAAACAAATTAGTCCACCTTTACAATCTGGAAGCAGTCTCTTAGTATCATCATCATCTGTTCCACCTAcaactgtttttaataaccTAGAGGTAATTCAAAAAACACCTGCAGATTTGAGGCATAATGTAAATGCGATTCTTAGTAGTCCAAAAGCCACGGTTAATAAACCAATGGATCTTTCACGTTTTGGAGGCAGTAATGAATcagaacaaataaataaaccacaAGTAATATTGCAGTCCCCCAAAAAACCTAAAGCATTGTTTCGACAACCTACAACAAATGGTCCATCACAAAAATATACCAG tATTCTAGAAGATGGGCGGAGTAAGTGTATGGTGTGTGATAAGGTATTCAATAAGCCTAGTCAATTACAATTGcacattaatatacattatttcgaACAACCATTCCGATGTGAAGGCTGTAAAGAATCATTCCGAACTAAACATTTGCTTCAAAAACATTTGGACTCTATCTCACATTTGAATAAG GTGAATATGATGTCCACTCAAGGGCCCATTGTTAAAAATCCAAGACCATTTGAATGTGCTGATTGCCAAGTTGGTTTTCGAATTCATGGACATTTAGCTAAACATTTACGGTCTAAAATGCATATACTTAAATTGGAATGTTTGGGGAAAATACCATTTGGAACATATGCTGAAATTGAACGCTTAGGgttgaatttaaatgatattgatACTACTGACTGTGACAGTGCGTTAAAGAGTTTACAAGCCAGCCAAAAAGccacataa